In Electrophorus electricus isolate fEleEle1 chromosome 6, fEleEle1.pri, whole genome shotgun sequence, a single genomic region encodes these proteins:
- the smyd1a gene encoding histone-lysine N-methyltransferase SMYD1a isoform X1, producing MESQCALCAVSPSATAAASSLPSFLPEMTLEKTDAVEVFAAGEKGRGLRTTKEMLAGEVVFSEAGFAAVVFDSLSMQVCHSCFCRQANLHRCAQCMFACYCDRTCQGAAWEEHKQECAAIKRLGKAPNENTRLVARILWHTQKHTGKVSDNQLTTLDLLEDHISDMAPEDLKELKVAVHNFLEYWPSNSKQYGVEYISHIFGVINCNAFILSDQRGLQAVGVGIFPNLCLVNHDCWPNCTVILNHGNQTALDTAFHSQRRIELRALGTILEGEELTVSYVDFLNLSTERKQLLKKQYYFDCECEHCSHGIKDDLMMGTQEIGGKKPSVDLVKQVANFSLQALSKIEQAHTERNFHEVVQICRECLEKQELLLADTHLYVLRVLRMISEVLSFQQQFQEAAEYARRMVDGYAKLYPPNNALLGMATMRAGVTNWHAGLIEVGHGMICKAYAILLITHGPHHPITKDLERMRTQTEMELHMFKQNEKVYHSMREVAVHNKPSASQRGKVQ from the exons ATGGAAAGTCAGTGTGCACTGTGTGCAGTTTCTCCTTCAGCGACAGCAGCAGCCAGCAGCCTTCCTTCCTTTCTCCCTGAGATGACCCTGGAGAAAACGGACGCTGTGGAGGTGTTCGCGGCTGGAGAGAAAGGCCGCGGTCTTCGGACCACCAAGGAGATGCTGGCTGGTGAAGTGGTCTTCTCAGAGGCCGGCTTTGCTGCTGTGGTCTTTGACAG TCTGTCCATGCAGGTGTGTCACAGCTGCTTCTGCAGACAAGCCAACCTGCACCGCTGCGCTCAGTGCATGTTTGCCTGCTACTGCGACCGTACCTGCCAGGGTGCCGCCTGGGAGGAACACAAGCAGGAGTGTGCTGCCATCAAGCGGCTTGGAAAGGCGCCCAATGAGAACACGCG TCTGGTGGCCCGTATCTTAtggcacacacagaaacacacaggaaagGTGTCAGACAATCAGTTGACCACCCTAGACCTCCTGGAGGACCACATCTCTGACATGGCCCCAGAAGACCTAAAAGAACTCAAGGTGGCTGTCCACAACTTCCTGGAATACTGGCCAAGCAACAGCAAGCAGTATGGAGTCGAGTACATCTCACATATCTTTGGTGTG ATCAACTGCAATGCGTTCATTCTGAGCGACCAGAGGGGACTTCAGGCAGTGGGAGTGGGCATCTTCCCAAACCTCTGTCTGGTCAACCATGACTGTTGGCCAAACTGCACTGTCATCCTCAACCACGGCAA TCAGACAGCTCTGGACACAGCTTTCCACTCACAGAGGAG GATTGAGCTGCGGGCCCTGGGAACGATCCTGGAGGGCGAGGAGCTGACGGTCAGCTACGTGGACTTCCTGAACCTGTCCACAGAGCGGAAGCAGCTGTTGAAAAAGCAGTACTATTTTGACTGCGAGTGCGAACACTGCAGCCATGGCATCAAGGATGACCTCATGATGGGCACCCAAGAGATTGGTGGCAAAAAA CCCTCTGTTGACCTGGTGAAACAGGTGGCAAACTTTAGTCTGCAGGCACTGTCCAAGATAGAGCAAgcccacacagagagaaactTTCATGAG GTGGTTCAGATCTGCCGCGAGTGTTTGGAGAAGCAGGAGCTTCTGCTGGCGGATACTCACCTCTATGTGCTGCGTGTGCTCAGGATGATCAGTGAGGTACTCTCCTTCCAGCAGCAGTTCCAGGAGGCTGCGGAATACGCACGCAGGATGGTGGATGGCTACGC GAAGCTCTATCCCCCAAACAATGCCCTTCTGGGCATGGCCACTATGAGGGCAGGTGTGACAAACTGGCATGCTGGTTTGATCGAAGTGGGCCATGGCATGATCTGTAAAGCTTATGCAATCCTCTTGATTACTCATGGACCTCACCACCCAATCACAAAGGATCTAGAG CGCATGCGCACTCAGACAGAGATGGAGCTGCACATGTTCAAGCAGAATGAGAAGGTATACCACAGCATGCGAGAGGTGGCCGTCCATAACAAGCCTTCAGCCTCTCAGAGAGGAAAGGTCCAGTGA
- the spra gene encoding sepiapterin reductase a, whose product MQSASMETKANSNMSSPKATDFGTALCIITGASKGLGRSLAREIAGLLKPGSVLLLVARSGDKLQQLQADLVSSEAGTAGLQIRCVVADLSHKEGVESVVRQAKETSCSGIDRLLLFNNAASLGDVSRYARSFTNMDDVDSYLSFNVSSALCLTAGILGAFPHRIGIRRCIVNISSLCAVKPFSSWVLYCSGKAARDMIFRVLAEEEPDLRVLNYAPGPLDTDMLLQARTFTADATVKESISAMHSEGHVLTCEESAGKLLKVLLEDNYPSGAHLDVYDV is encoded by the exons ATGCAGTCGGCCAGCATGGAAACTAAAGCCAATTCGAACATGTCATCGCCAAAGGCGACAGACTTCGGCACAGCCCTTTGCATTATAACCGGGGCCTCAAAAGGTTTGGGTCGGAGCTTGGCTAGAGAAATAGCGGGGCTCTTAAAACCTGGGTCAGTGCTCCTACTTGTTGCAAGATCTGGAGATAAGCTTCAGCAACTGCAGGCGGATTTGGTCTCGTCCGAAGCTGGCACAGCCGGCTTGCAAATTCGCTGTGTGGTGGCAGACCTGAGCCACAAAGAAGGAGTGGAGAGCGTTGTACGACAGGCCAAAGAGACCTCATGCTCTGGGATCGACCGTCTACTCCTTTTCAACAACGCAG CTTCACTTGGCGATGTATCTCGGTACGCACGAAGTTTCACGAACATGGACGACGTGGATTCCTATTTGTCATTCAACGTGAGCTCGGCTTTGTGTTTGACTGCGGGGATACTCGGGGCCTTTCCACATCGCATCGGCATACGGCGCTGCATAGTCAACATCAGTTCGTTATGTGCTGTAAAGCCATTTTCCTCCTGGGTCCTATACTGCAGTGGGAAAGCTGCGCGCGATATGATATTCCGGGTCTTGGCTGAGGAAGAGCCGGACCTCAGGGTTCTAAACTACGCACCAG GCCCTCTAGACACAGATATGCTTCTGCAGGCCAGGACATTCACGGCTGATGCCACTGTGAAGGAGTCTATCTCAGCTATGCATTCTGAAGGCCATGTGCTCACCTGCGAGGAGTCTGCTGGCAAACTGTTGAAGGTCTTGCTGGAGGACAACTACCCCTCTGGAGCCCATCTAGATGTTTATGATGTGTGA
- the smyd1a gene encoding histone-lysine N-methyltransferase SMYD1a isoform X2 yields MESQCALCAVSPSATAAASSLPSFLPEMTLEKTDAVEVFAAGEKGRGLRTTKEMLAGEVVFSEAGFAAVVFDSLSMQVCHSCFCRQANLHRCAQCMFACYCDRTCQGAAWEEHKQECAAIKRLGKAPNENTRLVARILWHTQKHTGKVSDNQLTTLDLLEDHISDMAPEDLKELKVAVHNFLEYWPSNSKQYGVEYISHIFGVINCNAFILSDQRGLQAVGVGIFPNLCLVNHDCWPNCTVILNHGNQTALDTAFHSQRRIELRALGTILEGEELTVSYVDFLNLSTERKQLLKKQYYFDCECEHCSHGIKDDLMMGTQEIGGKKVVQICRECLEKQELLLADTHLYVLRVLRMISEVLSFQQQFQEAAEYARRMVDGYAKLYPPNNALLGMATMRAGVTNWHAGLIEVGHGMICKAYAILLITHGPHHPITKDLERMRTQTEMELHMFKQNEKVYHSMREVAVHNKPSASQRGKVQ; encoded by the exons ATGGAAAGTCAGTGTGCACTGTGTGCAGTTTCTCCTTCAGCGACAGCAGCAGCCAGCAGCCTTCCTTCCTTTCTCCCTGAGATGACCCTGGAGAAAACGGACGCTGTGGAGGTGTTCGCGGCTGGAGAGAAAGGCCGCGGTCTTCGGACCACCAAGGAGATGCTGGCTGGTGAAGTGGTCTTCTCAGAGGCCGGCTTTGCTGCTGTGGTCTTTGACAG TCTGTCCATGCAGGTGTGTCACAGCTGCTTCTGCAGACAAGCCAACCTGCACCGCTGCGCTCAGTGCATGTTTGCCTGCTACTGCGACCGTACCTGCCAGGGTGCCGCCTGGGAGGAACACAAGCAGGAGTGTGCTGCCATCAAGCGGCTTGGAAAGGCGCCCAATGAGAACACGCG TCTGGTGGCCCGTATCTTAtggcacacacagaaacacacaggaaagGTGTCAGACAATCAGTTGACCACCCTAGACCTCCTGGAGGACCACATCTCTGACATGGCCCCAGAAGACCTAAAAGAACTCAAGGTGGCTGTCCACAACTTCCTGGAATACTGGCCAAGCAACAGCAAGCAGTATGGAGTCGAGTACATCTCACATATCTTTGGTGTG ATCAACTGCAATGCGTTCATTCTGAGCGACCAGAGGGGACTTCAGGCAGTGGGAGTGGGCATCTTCCCAAACCTCTGTCTGGTCAACCATGACTGTTGGCCAAACTGCACTGTCATCCTCAACCACGGCAA TCAGACAGCTCTGGACACAGCTTTCCACTCACAGAGGAG GATTGAGCTGCGGGCCCTGGGAACGATCCTGGAGGGCGAGGAGCTGACGGTCAGCTACGTGGACTTCCTGAACCTGTCCACAGAGCGGAAGCAGCTGTTGAAAAAGCAGTACTATTTTGACTGCGAGTGCGAACACTGCAGCCATGGCATCAAGGATGACCTCATGATGGGCACCCAAGAGATTGGTGGCAAAAAA GTGGTTCAGATCTGCCGCGAGTGTTTGGAGAAGCAGGAGCTTCTGCTGGCGGATACTCACCTCTATGTGCTGCGTGTGCTCAGGATGATCAGTGAGGTACTCTCCTTCCAGCAGCAGTTCCAGGAGGCTGCGGAATACGCACGCAGGATGGTGGATGGCTACGC GAAGCTCTATCCCCCAAACAATGCCCTTCTGGGCATGGCCACTATGAGGGCAGGTGTGACAAACTGGCATGCTGGTTTGATCGAAGTGGGCCATGGCATGATCTGTAAAGCTTATGCAATCCTCTTGATTACTCATGGACCTCACCACCCAATCACAAAGGATCTAGAG CGCATGCGCACTCAGACAGAGATGGAGCTGCACATGTTCAAGCAGAATGAGAAGGTATACCACAGCATGCGAGAGGTGGCCGTCCATAACAAGCCTTCAGCCTCTCAGAGAGGAAAGGTCCAGTGA